One stretch of Chryseobacterium sp. LJ668 DNA includes these proteins:
- the hppD gene encoding 4-hydroxyphenylpyruvate dioxygenase, protein MSTLTFAEKIAQAENFLPINGTDYIEFYVGNAKQAAHYYKTAFGFQSVAYAGPETGVRDRASYVLQQGKIRLILTTGLKSDSPVSEHVRKHGDGVKILALWVDDAYSAFEETTKRGGKPYLEPVTLNDEHGEVKMSGIYTYGETVHMFIERKNYTGPFMPGYQKWESDYKPEEAGLLYVDHCVGNVGWDRMIPTVEWYEKVMGFVNILSFDDKQINTEYSALMSKVMSNGNGFAKFPINEPAEGKKKSQVEEYLDFYEGEGVQHIAVATKDIIHTVTELKKRGVEFLSAPPEAYYNMVPERVGHIDEDLKKLQDLGILIDHDEEGYLLQIFTKPVEDRPTLFFEIIERHGAQSFGAGNFKALFEALEKEQEKRGNL, encoded by the coding sequence ATGTCAACACTTACATTTGCCGAAAAAATTGCTCAGGCTGAGAATTTTTTGCCGATTAATGGTACAGATTACATTGAGTTTTATGTAGGGAACGCTAAGCAGGCCGCACATTATTATAAAACTGCATTCGGTTTTCAGTCGGTTGCCTACGCGGGCCCCGAAACCGGAGTGAGAGATCGTGCATCTTATGTGCTTCAACAAGGAAAAATCAGGTTAATCTTAACTACAGGCCTTAAATCTGATTCACCAGTCAGCGAACATGTACGAAAACACGGCGATGGAGTGAAAATTTTGGCACTTTGGGTAGATGACGCATATTCTGCATTTGAAGAAACTACTAAAAGAGGTGGGAAACCTTATTTAGAGCCAGTAACCCTGAATGATGAGCACGGTGAAGTAAAAATGTCCGGCATTTACACTTACGGAGAAACCGTTCATATGTTTATCGAAAGAAAAAATTATACAGGCCCGTTCATGCCTGGCTACCAGAAGTGGGAAAGCGATTACAAACCCGAAGAGGCAGGTTTATTATATGTGGACCATTGCGTAGGAAATGTTGGCTGGGACAGAATGATACCAACCGTTGAATGGTACGAAAAAGTAATGGGCTTTGTCAATATTCTTTCATTCGATGATAAGCAGATCAATACAGAATATTCTGCTTTGATGTCTAAAGTGATGTCAAATGGAAACGGTTTTGCAAAATTCCCGATCAATGAACCGGCTGAAGGAAAGAAAAAATCACAGGTAGAAGAGTATCTTGATTTCTACGAAGGTGAAGGGGTACAGCATATTGCCGTTGCTACAAAAGATATCATCCATACTGTTACCGAACTTAAAAAACGTGGTGTAGAATTCCTTTCTGCTCCACCGGAAGCATATTATAATATGGTTCCTGAAAGAGTGGGGCATATTGATGAAGATCTTAAAAAACTTCAGGATTTAGGAATTTTGATTGATCATGATGAGGAAGGTTATTTGTTGCAAATCTTTACAAAACCGGTAGAAGACCGCCCTACTCTTTTCTTTGAAATCATCGAAAGACATGGTGCACAAAGCTTCGGTGCCGGTAATTTTAAGGCACTTTTTGAAGCGTTAGAAAAAGAACAGGAAAAAAGAGGTAATCTATAA
- the fahA gene encoding fumarylacetoacetase: protein MKSFVEYNSDSDFSIHNIPFGVAVFNKEFIACCTRIGDRVIDLALLYDLSYFEEIEGLDENVFEAYTLNEFIELGKPVTNAIRLKIQELLQEGSILDKDEKTIEDAFYDLDQVKMIMPVHIPNYTDFYSSIEHATNVGKMFRDPSNALLPNWKHLPVGYHGRASSIVVSGTDINRPKGQMKPADADKPVFGPCKQLDFELEMAFIINQNTEMGESVSTKDAEDAIFGMVVFNDWSARDIQSWEYVPLGPFLGKNFGSSISPWVVTLEALEPFRTTSPSQEPEVLDYLKFEGDKNYDINLEVYLQPENGEENLISESNYKYMYWNMTQQLAHHTINGCNLEVGDLYASGTISGSDPKSFGSMLELTWRGQNPITLNNGQERKFIEDNDTVTMKAWAEKGGIRVGFGEVSGKIIPTK from the coding sequence ATGAAATCATTTGTAGAATATAATTCAGATTCAGACTTTTCAATACACAATATTCCTTTTGGGGTAGCGGTGTTTAACAAAGAATTTATCGCCTGCTGTACAAGAATCGGTGATCGGGTGATTGATCTTGCCCTTTTGTACGATCTTTCATATTTTGAAGAAATCGAAGGATTAGACGAAAACGTTTTCGAAGCATATACTTTAAATGAGTTCATTGAGCTGGGGAAACCTGTTACCAATGCTATCCGTCTTAAAATTCAGGAATTATTACAAGAAGGTTCTATTTTAGATAAGGATGAGAAAACCATTGAAGATGCATTTTACGATTTAGATCAAGTAAAAATGATTATGCCTGTTCATATTCCGAACTATACAGATTTTTACAGCAGCATTGAGCATGCAACCAATGTTGGAAAGATGTTCCGAGATCCCTCAAACGCTTTGTTACCCAATTGGAAGCACCTTCCGGTAGGTTATCACGGAAGAGCATCTTCAATTGTGGTTTCAGGAACTGATATCAACCGTCCAAAAGGCCAGATGAAACCTGCAGATGCTGACAAACCTGTATTCGGACCTTGCAAACAGCTGGATTTTGAATTGGAAATGGCTTTCATTATCAATCAGAATACAGAAATGGGAGAAAGTGTTTCTACAAAAGATGCTGAAGACGCAATTTTCGGAATGGTGGTTTTCAATGATTGGTCAGCAAGAGACATTCAGTCTTGGGAATATGTTCCGTTGGGACCATTTTTGGGTAAGAATTTCGGTTCATCCATTTCGCCTTGGGTAGTTACTTTAGAAGCTTTAGAACCATTCAGAACCACTTCCCCATCGCAAGAGCCGGAAGTTTTGGATTATTTAAAATTTGAAGGAGATAAAAATTACGATATCAATCTTGAAGTTTATCTTCAGCCAGAAAACGGTGAAGAAAACCTGATCTCAGAAAGCAATTACAAATACATGTACTGGAATATGACTCAGCAATTGGCTCATCATACCATAAACGGCTGTAATCTGGAAGTTGGTGATCTATACGCAAGCGGTACGATCTCAGGGAGTGACCCAAAATCCTTTGGTTCAATGCTTGAACTTACCTGGAGAGGACAAAATCCTATCACACTCAACAACGGACAAGAAAGAAAATTTATTGAGGATAACGATACCGTGACCATGAAAGCATGGGCTGAAAAAGGCGGAATTAGAGTTGGTTTCGGTGAGGTTTCCGGTAAAATTATTCCGACTAAATAA
- a CDS encoding flavin reductase family protein, with the protein MKTVIPSEISPVQLQTIMQTAVSPRPIALASTVDKEGKSNLSPFSFFNMFSTVPPILIFSPSRRVRDNTTKHTLENVLEVPEVVIGTVNFPIVQQISLASTEYGDGVNEFIKSGLTMKDADLVQPKLIIECPVNFECQVLEVKSLGDQGGAGNLVICEVKKIHIREEYLNEEGNLDQAKLDMVARLSGNWYSRNNENNLFEVPKPLVTKGIGFDLLPNAIKYSKVFTGNDLGMLANVEVLPSEDCYSDENIHLKAQKLLLENKIDEAWRILVK; encoded by the coding sequence ATGAAAACAGTAATTCCATCCGAAATATCTCCCGTACAACTACAAACCATTATGCAGACTGCCGTTTCACCGCGTCCTATTGCATTGGCTTCGACCGTTGACAAAGAAGGCAAAAGTAATTTATCGCCGTTCAGTTTTTTTAATATGTTCAGCACGGTTCCTCCGATTTTGATTTTTTCGCCATCAAGAAGAGTCCGAGACAATACCACAAAACATACGTTGGAAAACGTTTTGGAAGTTCCTGAAGTTGTCATTGGTACGGTTAATTTCCCCATTGTACAGCAAATCTCGTTGGCTTCCACGGAGTATGGTGACGGCGTTAATGAATTTATCAAGTCCGGATTGACAATGAAAGATGCAGACTTGGTGCAGCCAAAATTAATTATAGAATGTCCTGTCAATTTTGAATGTCAGGTTTTAGAAGTAAAATCTTTGGGCGATCAGGGAGGTGCAGGAAATTTGGTGATTTGCGAAGTTAAAAAAATCCATATCAGAGAAGAATATCTGAACGAAGAGGGAAATCTAGATCAGGCAAAACTAGACATGGTTGCACGTTTAAGCGGAAACTGGTATTCGAGAAATAATGAAAACAATCTGTTTGAAGTTCCCAAACCTTTGGTTACAAAAGGAATCGGTTTTGATTTGCTACCAAATGCCATAAAATATAGCAAAGTCTTTACAGGAAACGATCTGGGAATGCTTGCCAATGTAGAAGTTTTACCTTCTGAAGATTGTTATTCCGATGAAAATATTCATCTGAAAGCTCAGAAATTATTATTGGAAAATAAGATTGATGAGGCTTGGAGGATTTTAGTTAAATGA
- a CDS encoding alpha/beta hydrolase family protein → MDITKNENIILSNPETKDFLADTYYLKSDKKLPLVIFVHGYKGYKDWGSWNLMAEKFAEAGLFFVKFNFSHNGTTLINPIGFDDLEAFGNNNYTKELSDLGVVIDHFSKDPQVDDQKVILIGHSRGGGISIVKTCEDERINALVTLASVDSLERFPKDEGLAEWEAKGVYYIENARTKQEMPHYYQFFEDFKNSEHRFDAERSMEMSKAHVLIIHGTSDEGVDVKNAEHLHILNPNSELFLIENGNHTFGATEPWTETELPEDLNTVIEKCIQFINDKIVNE, encoded by the coding sequence ATGGATATCACTAAAAATGAAAATATCATACTTTCAAATCCGGAAACCAAAGATTTCCTTGCTGACACTTATTATTTAAAATCAGATAAGAAATTACCATTGGTGATTTTTGTTCACGGTTACAAAGGATATAAAGATTGGGGTTCCTGGAATTTAATGGCTGAGAAATTTGCTGAAGCAGGACTTTTCTTTGTGAAATTTAATTTTTCACACAACGGAACAACACTGATCAATCCAATAGGGTTTGATGATTTGGAGGCTTTCGGAAATAATAACTATACAAAAGAATTGTCAGATTTAGGAGTGGTCATTGATCATTTTAGCAAGGATCCACAAGTTGATGATCAGAAAGTAATTCTTATTGGCCACAGCAGAGGCGGTGGAATTTCTATTGTAAAAACCTGTGAGGATGAGAGAATTAATGCTTTGGTCACATTGGCCAGTGTAGACAGTTTAGAGCGTTTTCCCAAAGATGAAGGTCTTGCAGAATGGGAAGCTAAAGGAGTTTATTATATTGAAAATGCCCGTACAAAACAGGAAATGCCACATTACTACCAATTTTTTGAAGATTTTAAAAATAGCGAGCACCGTTTTGATGCAGAAAGATCAATGGAAATGTCAAAAGCACATGTTTTGATAATTCATGGAACTTCCGATGAAGGCGTTGATGTGAAAAATGCAGAACATTTACATATTTTAAATCCCAATTCAGAATTATTTTTAATCGAAAACGGCAACCACACATTCGGAGCAACAGAACCATGGACAGAAACTGAATTGCCCGAAGATCTAAACACGGTTATTGAAAAATGTATTCAATTTATCAATGATAAAATTGTGAATGAATAA
- a CDS encoding HipA family kinase has protein sequence MLDLRTVTVMRYILPLREGGSLPALAEADDDFKYVLKFRGAGHGVKMLISELLGGKIAEALGLQIPELVFANLDVDFGRTEADEEIQDLLKLSEGLNLGLHYLSESIAFDSNIKVEPLLASKIVWLDAFITNIDRTFRNTNLLMWHKELWVIDNGASFYFHHSWQNFDVAAKTPFKYVKDHVLLPQATMLDEAEKFAHEVLNDEVFREIVNLIPQDWLHWNDAEESPDEIREVYFNFMKTRLENSQIFVNEAKNARG, from the coding sequence ATGTTGGATTTACGAACAGTTACAGTAATGCGTTATATTCTTCCGTTGCGGGAGGGCGGTTCGCTTCCTGCTTTGGCAGAAGCTGATGATGATTTTAAATATGTTTTAAAATTTCGTGGTGCAGGTCATGGAGTAAAAATGCTGATTTCTGAGCTTTTAGGTGGGAAAATCGCAGAAGCTTTAGGTTTACAGATTCCAGAACTGGTTTTTGCCAATCTTGATGTGGATTTTGGCAGAACAGAAGCTGATGAAGAAATTCAGGATCTACTGAAGCTTTCGGAGGGTTTAAATTTAGGATTACATTATCTTTCAGAATCGATTGCATTTGATTCAAATATTAAAGTTGAACCTCTTTTAGCTTCGAAAATTGTCTGGCTGGATGCTTTTATTACCAATATTGACCGTACTTTTAGGAATACCAATCTTCTGATGTGGCATAAAGAATTGTGGGTTATTGATAATGGTGCCTCATTTTATTTTCACCACTCTTGGCAAAATTTTGATGTTGCTGCGAAGACCCCGTTCAAATATGTAAAAGACCATGTTTTACTTCCGCAGGCCACAATGTTGGATGAAGCTGAAAAGTTTGCCCATGAAGTTTTAAATGATGAGGTTTTCAGAGAGATCGTCAATTTGATCCCGCAAGATTGGTTACATTGGAACGATGCTGAAGAAAGCCCGGACGAGATCCGTGAGGTGTATTTTAACTTTATGAAAACACGATTAGAAAATTCTCAAATCTTTGTAAACGAAGCCAAAAATGCAAGAGGATAA
- a CDS encoding DUF3037 domain-containing protein, whose protein sequence is MQEDKIYEYAVIRLVPKVEREEFFNIGLIMFSKKEKFIRVEFYLCPDKFKLIKSKLDYDDIIHNLESFQKIANGAKDGGPVAEMEIPERFRWLTALRSAVVQTSRPHPGKSKDLEETFGKLFEELVK, encoded by the coding sequence ATGCAAGAGGATAAAATATACGAATACGCCGTAATTCGCCTGGTGCCAAAGGTTGAAAGAGAAGAATTTTTCAACATAGGGCTTATCATGTTTTCAAAAAAAGAAAAATTTATACGGGTGGAATTTTATCTTTGTCCAGATAAATTTAAGTTAATCAAAAGCAAACTCGATTATGATGATATCATTCATAATCTTGAAAGTTTTCAGAAAATTGCCAATGGTGCAAAAGACGGCGGGCCGGTTGCCGAGATGGAAATTCCGGAACGTTTCCGCTGGCTGACTGCTTTGAGAAGCGCAGTTGTACAAACCTCAAGACCTCATCCCGGAAAATCTAAAGACCTGGAAGAGACTTTTGGTAAACTTTTTGAGGAGTTAGTAAAATAA
- a CDS encoding alpha/beta hydrolase, protein MNLATSNINIYRFFLNLFFIFFISASLFAQTEKSTLLQEKTAVSENITYKKDGTGKDLLLDIYKPRKSTGKIPVVIFLHGGAWALGDKVIAPDNYIEQTILKLTEKNYAVLSVNYRLVSEDIHFPGPIEDSKDAVRWVRKNAERYGFDSENIGFWGVSAGAHLSLLSAYTSDNEFVGDPELAKYSGKVNYVVDNFGPTDINRLLHTRAPKPLLFIVGLIAEKIIDIRSKIAKGMTGYDIKTDRKKVIEFCKTISPINYTQNTVPTLILHGNKDKVAPIRHSKRLVKMLKKANTENELIVVEKGDHGFRTTDKMYQNELNDAMVNFIIAHKK, encoded by the coding sequence ATGAATTTAGCAACTAGCAATATAAATATCTACAGGTTTTTTCTAAACCTGTTTTTTATTTTCTTTATTTCAGCATCCCTATTTGCACAAACCGAAAAAAGCACCCTTCTTCAGGAAAAAACGGCTGTTTCTGAAAATATTACTTATAAGAAAGACGGTACGGGTAAAGATCTTCTCTTAGATATTTATAAACCCAGAAAATCTACCGGGAAAATACCGGTTGTCATTTTTTTGCATGGCGGAGCTTGGGCGCTCGGCGACAAAGTAATTGCTCCGGATAATTACATCGAACAAACCATTTTAAAACTTACTGAAAAAAATTATGCTGTTTTAAGTGTCAATTATCGTTTGGTAAGTGAGGACATCCACTTTCCGGGTCCGATAGAAGATTCAAAAGACGCAGTAAGATGGGTAAGAAAAAATGCAGAAAGATATGGTTTTGATTCAGAGAATATTGGCTTTTGGGGAGTTTCTGCAGGTGCACATCTTTCATTGCTTTCCGCATACACTTCGGATAATGAATTTGTTGGAGATCCAGAACTTGCTAAATATTCCGGCAAGGTCAATTATGTAGTTGATAATTTTGGACCTACAGATATCAACAGACTTCTTCATACCAGAGCGCCAAAACCTTTATTGTTTATTGTTGGTTTAATTGCCGAAAAAATCATTGATATCAGATCAAAAATCGCAAAAGGAATGACAGGATATGATATAAAAACAGACCGGAAAAAAGTGATAGAATTTTGTAAAACGATCTCTCCTATTAACTACACTCAAAATACCGTTCCTACCTTAATCCTGCATGGAAATAAAGACAAAGTAGCACCTATAAGACACTCTAAAAGACTTGTAAAAATGCTTAAAAAGGCTAATACAGAAAATGAATTAATCGTTGTAGAAAAAGGTGATCACGGTTTCAGAACTACTGATAAGATGTATCAAAATGAGTTGAATGATGCGATGGTAAATTTTATCATTGCTCATAAAAAATAA
- a CDS encoding ATP-dependent helicase, producing MDYLKGLNEPQFEAVTSLQGPLMVLAGAGSGKTRVLTMRIAHLITNGIDPFNILALTFTNKAAKEMKERIAKVVGQSNARSLWMGTFHSVFARILRSEAHYLGYPSNFTIYDQQDSLNVIRKVLKDMNIDADLYKPKKVQARISNYKNNLITVKAYYNNPELMEADEKANMKFIGKIYEKYVEACYKNGSMDFDDLLLKTNELLTRFPEVLAKYQDRFRYILVDEYQDTNHSQYLIVKALASKFENICVVGDDAQSIYSFRGANIYNILNFKKDYPDAMTVSLEQNYRSTQNIVNAANVVISKNLQQFKKNVFSENEEGEKIKVYRSLSDADEANFVAGNIWELRNREQKKFSDFAILYRTNSQTRAFEDSLRRKNIPYKVYGGLSFYQRKEVKDLIAYLRLLVNENDSEALMRIINYPTRGIGETTQNKLIVFADSQNIPVSKVLDNLGMYAPQLKFNNGVLTKLSDFWSMIKAFQVLLKTETAYSVAMEVAKRSGLIKFLKDDQTPEGVSRVENVQELMNSMQGFIEEQMQLEDGDPSLPNFLENIALSADTQRKDDGEDMVSLMTIHLSKGLEFPVVHLVGLEENLFPSFMSSATREDLEEERRLFYVALTRAEKQAFFSYAVSRFQWGKITDAEPSRFLSEVDEQYLELLNPAIESRFINNAGITSNIFDEHPSEMRSFKKVEKKTIARSENEKPIAEPRKLKPVSTAKIINPSGASSQDIEVGDKVRHDRFGIGEVKFLDGTDPQNIKAKVVFLHEGEKNLILKYAKLTKI from the coding sequence ATGGATTATCTGAAAGGACTCAACGAACCACAATTCGAAGCCGTTACCTCATTACAAGGACCTCTCATGGTGCTTGCAGGAGCGGGTTCCGGTAAAACGCGTGTACTTACCATGCGGATTGCGCATTTGATTACCAATGGTATCGATCCTTTCAATATTCTGGCGTTGACCTTTACCAATAAAGCAGCAAAAGAGATGAAGGAACGTATCGCAAAAGTAGTCGGACAAAGCAATGCAAGAAGTCTTTGGATGGGAACTTTTCACTCAGTTTTTGCAAGAATCCTCAGAAGTGAAGCGCATTATCTCGGTTATCCTTCTAACTTTACGATTTATGATCAGCAGGATTCCTTAAATGTCATCAGGAAAGTGCTGAAAGATATGAATATTGATGCCGATTTGTATAAGCCTAAAAAAGTACAGGCAAGAATTTCCAATTATAAAAATAATCTGATTACCGTAAAAGCATACTACAACAATCCTGAATTAATGGAAGCTGACGAAAAAGCCAACATGAAATTCATCGGGAAGATTTATGAAAAATATGTAGAAGCCTGCTACAAAAACGGCTCAATGGATTTTGATGATTTGTTGCTGAAAACTAACGAATTGCTGACAAGATTTCCTGAAGTTTTAGCAAAATACCAGGACAGATTCCGATATATTTTGGTAGATGAGTACCAGGATACCAATCATTCTCAATATTTAATTGTGAAAGCCTTAGCTTCAAAATTTGAAAATATTTGCGTAGTAGGCGATGATGCACAGTCGATTTACTCTTTCCGTGGTGCGAATATTTATAATATTTTAAATTTCAAAAAAGATTATCCTGATGCCATGACGGTTTCACTCGAACAAAATTACCGTTCTACGCAGAATATCGTGAATGCTGCCAATGTGGTAATTTCCAAAAACCTTCAGCAGTTTAAGAAAAATGTCTTTAGTGAGAACGAAGAAGGTGAAAAAATAAAAGTTTACCGTTCGCTATCTGATGCCGATGAAGCCAATTTCGTGGCCGGAAATATTTGGGAACTGAGAAACAGAGAGCAGAAAAAATTCAGCGATTTTGCTATTTTATACCGTACCAACTCCCAGACCAGAGCATTTGAAGACTCTTTGAGAAGAAAAAATATTCCGTACAAAGTCTACGGCGGTCTGTCATTTTATCAAAGAAAAGAGGTGAAAGATCTTATTGCATATCTTCGTCTTTTGGTAAATGAAAATGACTCTGAAGCGTTAATGAGGATCATCAACTATCCAACCCGGGGAATTGGTGAAACGACACAAAATAAATTAATTGTTTTTGCAGATTCACAAAACATTCCGGTGTCAAAAGTTTTGGATAATTTAGGAATGTATGCGCCGCAATTGAAATTCAACAATGGAGTTTTAACCAAACTGAGCGATTTTTGGTCAATGATCAAAGCATTTCAGGTCTTGCTTAAAACAGAAACAGCATACAGCGTTGCAATGGAAGTGGCAAAGCGAAGCGGTTTGATTAAATTTTTAAAAGACGATCAGACTCCGGAAGGAGTTTCGCGTGTAGAAAACGTTCAGGAATTAATGAACTCGATGCAGGGCTTTATTGAAGAACAAATGCAGTTAGAAGACGGCGATCCTAGCTTGCCTAATTTCCTTGAAAATATTGCACTTTCTGCCGATACCCAAAGAAAGGATGACGGAGAAGATATGGTTTCTCTGATGACGATCCACCTTTCTAAGGGTTTAGAATTTCCTGTTGTGCATTTGGTGGGATTAGAAGAAAACCTGTTTCCGAGTTTTATGAGTTCTGCGACCCGTGAAGATTTGGAAGAAGAAAGACGTTTATTTTATGTTGCGTTAACCCGAGCTGAAAAGCAGGCATTCTTCTCATACGCAGTTTCACGCTTTCAATGGGGGAAAATTACCGATGCCGAACCTTCAAGATTTTTGAGTGAAGTTGATGAGCAATATTTAGAATTATTAAATCCCGCTATTGAGAGCCGATTTATCAATAATGCAGGGATTACTTCCAATATTTTTGATGAACATCCTTCCGAAATGAGGAGCTTCAAAAAAGTGGAAAAGAAAACCATTGCAAGATCTGAAAATGAGAAGCCCATTGCCGAGCCGAGAAAATTAAAACCCGTAAGTACCGCAAAAATTATCAATCCAAGCGGGGCTTCTTCGCAGGATATCGAGGTGGGAGACAAGGTAAGACATGATCGTTTCGGTATCGGTGAAGTTAAATTCTTAGACGGAACTGATCCTCAGAATATCAAAGCAAAAGTGGTTTTCCTGCACGAAGGTGAAAAGAATTTGATTTTAAAATATGCTAAATTGACGAAGATATAG
- a CDS encoding response regulator transcription factor, protein MPSQTKVLVVDDSPAIVDSIEMMLDFEGFEIEKFYKGSDMLKTLNPDSKPNVILMDMWLSGEDGRDICKEIKADENLKDIPVLIMSASRGLEQSALDAGADAFIAKPFDLGDMVDRLKTYAK, encoded by the coding sequence ATGCCTAGTCAGACAAAAGTTTTAGTGGTAGATGACAGTCCTGCAATCGTTGATTCTATAGAAATGATGCTTGATTTTGAAGGGTTTGAGATTGAGAAATTTTATAAAGGTTCAGACATGCTCAAGACTTTGAATCCCGATTCAAAACCCAATGTGATTTTAATGGATATGTGGCTTTCTGGCGAAGATGGCAGAGATATCTGTAAAGAGATCAAAGCTGATGAAAACCTTAAAGATATTCCGGTTTTGATTATGTCAGCAAGCCGCGGTTTGGAGCAGTCTGCGTTAGATGCCGGTGCAGATGCTTTTATTGCAAAACCTTTTGACCTGGGTGATATGGTTGATCGACTGAAAACGTATGCCAAATAA
- a CDS encoding PAS domain-containing sensor histidine kinase, whose amino-acid sequence MKSFLEKNVSPDSLITLFSQAPVAMCLLVGDDLIIHNANPMMLELWGKDASVVGQPLFEALPEIKSQGFVEIFDNVYIKGEIFNGNKLPVFLEKSGNLKEYFFDFIYAPVFNEDHKIIGVSVVATEVTDQVISERKLKESEYRFEDLIKKSDYSIAIYRTDDLYIELANDLMLKTWGKDASVIGLKLEDALPELEGQPFIGILKDIFKTGKTYTATEDRVDLVVDGKLQSYYFNFSYKPLKNSAGEVYAIHNMAVDVTDLVTARKEIQEREEKFRDLADSMPQFVWTSDKDGKITYMNDNWYRYTGFEKDEDPAAGVKRVMKPGVYENVEILWAESVKEGKPFEMEYQFIDPGKPEVYRWFLGRAVPAFDENGSVKQWIGTFTDIDDFKQLQTQKDNFLGIASHELKTPLTSLKIYTQFIEKNLVKKNDLKNAEVAAKMDGQIDLLTSLISDLLDVTKIQNGKIQLNETEFDFDLLTEEIVAEQQMTSRHRIILNQSTVGMVNADRHRISQVMSNLISNATKYSPNADKVEISTELKGNVVSFSVRDFGIGIPQDKQAKVFEQYYRVSDSKEHTFPGLGLGLYISSEIIKRSGGRIYVLSAEEKGSDFCFEIPKNKNVQQNA is encoded by the coding sequence ATGAAAAGTTTTTTAGAAAAGAATGTTTCACCGGATTCATTGATTACATTATTCAGCCAGGCTCCGGTCGCGATGTGTCTGCTGGTTGGTGATGATCTTATTATACACAATGCCAATCCAATGATGCTTGAATTATGGGGAAAAGATGCTTCTGTGGTTGGTCAGCCTCTATTTGAAGCGCTTCCGGAAATCAAATCTCAGGGTTTCGTAGAAATCTTTGACAATGTCTATATTAAAGGAGAAATTTTTAACGGAAATAAACTTCCTGTTTTCCTGGAAAAATCAGGAAACTTAAAAGAATATTTTTTCGATTTCATTTATGCTCCGGTTTTTAATGAAGACCACAAAATTATTGGGGTAAGCGTAGTTGCAACAGAAGTAACCGATCAGGTCATCTCTGAAAGAAAGCTGAAAGAAAGTGAATACAGATTTGAGGATCTGATAAAAAAATCAGACTATTCTATTGCCATTTATCGCACAGACGATTTATATATTGAGCTCGCCAATGATCTTATGCTCAAAACATGGGGGAAAGATGCTTCTGTAATAGGATTAAAACTCGAAGATGCTTTGCCTGAGCTTGAGGGACAGCCTTTTATCGGTATTCTAAAAGATATTTTTAAAACAGGAAAGACGTACACCGCTACTGAAGACCGCGTAGATTTGGTGGTTGATGGTAAGCTTCAGAGCTACTATTTTAATTTTTCATATAAGCCATTAAAAAATTCTGCCGGTGAAGTCTATGCTATTCACAATATGGCGGTTGATGTTACAGATTTAGTTACCGCACGAAAAGAAATTCAAGAAAGAGAAGAGAAATTCAGAGATCTGGCCGATTCTATGCCACAGTTTGTGTGGACATCAGATAAAGACGGAAAAATCACTTATATGAATGATAACTGGTACAGATATACAGGATTTGAAAAAGATGAAGATCCTGCAGCTGGCGTTAAAAGAGTGATGAAACCGGGTGTTTACGAGAATGTAGAAATCCTTTGGGCAGAAAGTGTAAAAGAAGGAAAGCCTTTTGAAATGGAATACCAATTCATTGATCCCGGGAAACCTGAAGTGTACAGATGGTTTCTGGGAAGAGCAGTTCCCGCTTTTGATGAAAACGGAAGTGTAAAACAATGGATAGGTACTTTTACAGATATTGATGATTTTAAACAGCTGCAGACACAGAAAGATAATTTCTTAGGAATTGCCAGTCACGAGCTGAAAACACCTTTGACGAGTTTAAAAATTTACACTCAGTTTATAGAGAAAAATCTTGTTAAAAAGAATGATTTAAAAAATGCCGAAGTCGCTGCAAAAATGGATGGTCAGATTGACTTATTGACGAGTCTGATCAGCGATCTGTTGGACGTTACCAAAATTCAGAACGGAAAAATTCAGCTTAATGAAACGGAATTTGATTTTGATCTGCTCACCGAAGAAATTGTCGCCGAACAGCAGATGACTTCAAGGCACAGAATAATTCTTAATCAATCCACAGTCGGAATGGTTAATGCAGACCGCCACCGTATTTCACAGGTCATGAGTAATCTGATCAGTAATGCTACAAAATACTCTCCAAATGCAGACAAAGTCGAGATATCCACAGAACTGAAAGGCAATGTGGTCTCCTTCAGTGTGAGAGATTTCGGAATAGGAATTCCTCAAGACAAGCAAGCCAAGGTTTTTGAACAATATTACAGAGTGAGCGACTCAAAGGAACATACATTTCCTGGTTTGGGTCTTGGTTTGTATATATCATCTGAAATCATCAAAAGGTCTGGTGGACGCATTTACGTATTGTCGGCAGAAGAAAAAGGGTCTGATTTTTGTTTCGAAATTCCAAAAAATAAAAACGTACAACAAAATGCCTAG